A portion of the Enterobacter sp. SA187 genome contains these proteins:
- the tar gene encoding methyl-accepting chemotaxis protein II — MLNRIRVVTMLMMVLVVFALLQLVSGGLLFSSLKENQQSFAVSNDLRSQQTELTSAWELMLQTRINLSRSAARMMMDPNNQQSSAKTDLLKNAHASLADAAKHYDAYKALPTLPSMEQASLTLDEKYRAYAAALNELIQFLESGNMDAYFAQPTQGMQNGMGDAMKAYAALSASLYQDAFTQSVSDYQFAKWQMATLALALVLVLAVVWFGIRKILLDPLNRVIRHIREIAQGDLTQSLAVEGRNEMTDLADSVNHMQQSLTDTVTRVRQGSDAIYSGTSEIALGNHDLSSRTEQQASALEETAASMEQLTATVKQNADNARQASQLAHSASDTAGRGGQVVDRVVKTMSDIAGSSKKIADITSVIDGIAFQTNILALNAAVEAARAGEQGRGFAVVAGEVRNLASRSAQAAKEIKALIEDSVARVDTGSVLVESAGETMNEIVNAVTRVTDIMGEIASASDEQSRGIDQVALAISEMDRVTQQNASLVQESAAAAAALEEQASRLNMAVSAFRLATVPGIPAKPGVAPSPAIPQAAVPRQTHTGQDANWETF; from the coding sequence ATGTTGAACCGTATCCGTGTTGTCACCATGCTGATGATGGTGCTGGTGGTCTTCGCACTTTTGCAGCTGGTTTCCGGTGGTCTGCTGTTTTCTTCCTTAAAAGAGAACCAGCAGAGCTTCGCCGTTTCCAACGATCTCCGCTCGCAACAGACCGAGCTGACCAGCGCCTGGGAGCTGATGCTGCAAACGCGCATCAACTTAAGCCGCTCGGCGGCGCGCATGATGATGGATCCGAATAATCAACAAAGCAGCGCCAAAACGGATCTGCTGAAAAACGCCCATGCCTCGCTGGCAGACGCGGCGAAACACTACGACGCCTACAAAGCCCTGCCGACGCTGCCGTCCATGGAACAGGCCAGCCTGACGCTGGATGAGAAATACCGCGCCTACGCGGCCGCGCTTAATGAGCTGATCCAATTCCTGGAGAGCGGCAACATGGATGCCTATTTCGCGCAGCCGACCCAGGGCATGCAGAACGGCATGGGCGATGCCATGAAAGCGTACGCGGCGCTCAGCGCGTCGCTGTATCAGGATGCCTTTACCCAAAGCGTCAGCGACTACCAGTTTGCCAAATGGCAGATGGCGACCCTCGCGCTGGCGTTAGTGCTGGTGCTGGCGGTGGTGTGGTTCGGCATTCGTAAAATCCTGCTCGATCCGCTCAATCGCGTGATCCGCCATATCCGCGAGATCGCCCAGGGCGATCTGACGCAAAGCCTGGCAGTAGAAGGCCGCAACGAAATGACTGACCTTGCCGACAGCGTCAATCATATGCAGCAGTCGCTGACCGATACCGTGACCCGTGTGCGTCAGGGCTCGGATGCCATCTACAGCGGCACCAGCGAAATCGCTCTCGGTAACCATGATCTCTCCTCCCGTACTGAACAGCAGGCGTCGGCGCTCGAAGAAACCGCCGCCAGCATGGAACAGTTGACCGCCACCGTGAAGCAGAACGCCGACAATGCCCGTCAGGCGTCGCAGCTGGCGCACAGCGCCTCGGATACCGCCGGGCGGGGCGGCCAGGTGGTGGATCGTGTGGTGAAAACCATGTCGGACATCGCCGGCAGCTCGAAGAAAATTGCTGACATCACCAGCGTGATCGACGGCATCGCCTTCCAGACCAATATTCTCGCCCTGAACGCAGCGGTTGAAGCGGCCCGCGCCGGTGAGCAGGGGCGGGGCTTTGCCGTGGTGGCAGGTGAAGTGCGTAATCTCGCCAGCCGCAGCGCCCAGGCGGCAAAAGAGATCAAAGCGCTGATTGAAGACTCCGTGGCGCGCGTGGATACCGGCTCGGTGCTGGTGGAAAGCGCCGGGGAAACCATGAACGAGATCGTCAATGCGGTAACGCGCGTGACCGACATCATGGGTGAAATTGCTTCCGCGTCTGATGAACAGAGCCGCGGGATCGATCAGGTTGCGCTGGCGATTTCCGAGATGGATCGCGTCACGCAGCAGAATGCGTCACTGGTACAGGAGTCTGCGGCAGCTGCCGCGGCATTAGAAGAACAAGCCAGTCGACTGAATATGGCCGTATCCGCTTTCCGTCTTGCCACTGTACCCGGCATACCGGCAAAGCCAGGCGTTGCGCCGTCGCCGGCGATCCCGCAGGCGGCAGTTCCGCGTCAGACCCACACCGGACAAGATGCTAACTGGGAAACTTTTTAA